One genomic segment of [Phormidium] sp. ETS-05 includes these proteins:
- a CDS encoding DUF2357 domain-containing protein yields the protein MTKDKGQMMIFLYPNLFAYLNGREPLGLDAELAARDRPVIALDNNTTIEPLLIRQHVVAAGVKQGPSNNLAFELAFPYLQPTDNLNKLERTWDLPGGKIRIADAVVDGAGMEWEQANATVDNTVALMLQNLINVFANLGNNTETEAEIALLDLPQQIATDSAGAAHLPLVVSLNRRYKLHRNLEMLLPTLQHQLRRRAELMPVGKIQELDAYSLRDYIRRPGKTGAEKAGEKQELMAVNRYQDYSTAENKFLLYFAKILSWECSLYEKSRGSHYRAEVTRLRHLTDSLHSALEKRRSLHLAPGERLPKPNQVLLKHPLYNRVYKAYLDYRGRAREKAQLWPYRNQLLAEAVGLCLLAAVVKLPGAKVAPEAKLICSRHPDGGRYLRHDMTWPEIPVLVDGKICQIRVSKPTVDEPYCDWLLRVEVPEKGRVVQLPIWVFWYSPNAAAVSEAEVYLRGWPNYPVGLLFYLQERANSYSETGDIGQLMTGKIWPFQLPGSPGGGGWGTALDFLKEVLQRWLWLIL from the coding sequence ATGACCAAGGACAAAGGACAAATGATGATTTTTTTATATCCCAATTTATTTGCTTATTTGAATGGTAGAGAACCTCTGGGGTTAGATGCGGAACTGGCGGCACGCGATCGGCCAGTGATTGCCCTAGATAATAATACCACCATAGAACCCCTATTAATCCGCCAGCACGTGGTCGCAGCAGGTGTGAAACAAGGACCCAGCAATAATCTGGCTTTTGAGCTAGCTTTTCCTTACCTGCAACCCACAGATAATCTGAATAAGTTAGAGCGTACCTGGGATTTACCCGGGGGGAAAATTCGCATCGCTGATGCCGTGGTTGATGGTGCGGGGATGGAGTGGGAGCAAGCTAATGCTACGGTGGACAATACCGTGGCTTTGATGCTGCAAAACCTGATTAATGTCTTTGCTAACCTGGGCAATAATACGGAAACAGAGGCGGAAATTGCTTTATTAGATTTGCCCCAACAGATAGCGACAGACTCAGCAGGAGCGGCGCACTTGCCTTTAGTAGTCAGCTTGAATCGTCGCTACAAACTCCACCGCAATTTAGAAATGCTATTGCCCACCCTGCAACATCAGCTCCGCCGTCGAGCCGAACTGATGCCGGTGGGCAAAATTCAGGAGCTAGATGCTTATTCTCTGCGAGATTATATCCGCCGTCCGGGGAAAACTGGGGCAGAAAAAGCGGGGGAAAAGCAAGAGTTAATGGCAGTTAACCGCTATCAAGATTATAGCACGGCTGAAAATAAGTTTTTACTTTATTTTGCCAAAATTTTAAGCTGGGAATGCTCTCTTTATGAAAAAAGCAGAGGCTCACATTATCGCGCTGAGGTAACACGCCTACGTCACCTCACCGACAGTTTACACTCGGCTTTAGAGAAACGGCGCAGTTTGCATCTGGCTCCAGGGGAGCGGTTGCCTAAACCAAATCAGGTTTTGCTCAAACATCCTCTGTACAACCGGGTTTATAAGGCTTATCTTGATTATCGGGGGCGGGCTAGGGAAAAAGCCCAGTTATGGCCTTATAGAAATCAGCTTTTGGCGGAAGCAGTGGGGCTTTGTCTGCTGGCGGCGGTGGTTAAGTTACCGGGCGCAAAAGTAGCCCCAGAAGCGAAGTTAATTTGTTCTCGCCATCCTGATGGGGGGCGGTATTTGCGCCATGATATGACTTGGCCAGAAATTCCGGTGTTGGTGGATGGGAAAATCTGCCAGATCCGGGTTAGTAAACCGACGGTTGATGAGCCTTATTGTGATTGGCTGCTCCGGGTGGAGGTTCCCGAAAAAGGGCGGGTGGTGCAATTACCGATATGGGTGTTTTGGTATAGCCCCAATGCGGCGGCGGTGTCGGAAGCGGAAGTTTATTTGAGGGGTTGGCCAAATTATCCCGTGGGCTTGTTATTTTATTTGCAGGAGCGGGCTAATAGTTACTCGGAAACGGGGGATATTGGTCAGTTAATGACGGGAAAAATTTGGCCTTTTCAATTGCCCGGTTCTCCTGGTGGCGGTGGTTGGGGAACGGCGCTGGATTTCCTCAAGGAGGTTTTGCAGCGTTGGTTATGGTTGATTTTGTAA
- a CDS encoding McrB family protein, translating to MSTRKTSLEAQITALGNRLNAMEDRRQSLQQLEANIAIRQAELDQLNSRIQFGSGLAGEVMENEAKLQYLKAQCQQLLTERQNLEGLINQLRIEQQQLSRSLEEQTAQYTSLVQKQPEVEAIERQIFHLRLEKKELELEKERLEHSVSTQQPYFKDPLQTLKMPWWSETEIPNTFSGTNSNEAEFLKGFHTYVQKSGFYFPARTIAAFHTSLKVQGISALVILSGISGTGKSELPQLYAKYMGAQFLMLAVQPRWDSPQDLLGFYNYMENQFKATPLTRSIYQYNHSPKWQDRIALVLLDEMNLARVEYYFSEFLSKLESRRHHDAYLDIDLGNLTLPEGERRLKIPPQFLFVGTMNEDETTQTLSDKVLDRANVITMSRPLKLYLGNQGNAPELGGGGLSYHQFKSWCKLPNPSNPLVRELERLLTQTNQIMEDMGHPFAHRVYQSVVNYIVNYPGVGDNLTAAALAALADSFAQKILPKLRGVIIEDERTMDNLDRLGSIVSGLGDSALTAAFAKARQGYQFQWLGISYDV from the coding sequence ATGTCAACTAGAAAAACCAGCTTGGAAGCCCAAATCACCGCCCTGGGCAACCGCTTAAACGCAATGGAAGACCGCCGCCAGAGCCTACAGCAGCTAGAAGCCAACATCGCCATCCGACAAGCAGAATTAGACCAGCTCAACAGCCGGATTCAATTCGGATCCGGACTGGCGGGGGAAGTGATGGAAAATGAAGCAAAGCTGCAATACCTCAAAGCTCAATGCCAGCAACTACTCACCGAGCGGCAAAACCTGGAAGGGCTGATTAATCAGCTTCGCATAGAACAACAGCAACTCAGTCGCTCCCTAGAAGAACAAACCGCCCAATACACCAGTTTAGTGCAAAAACAGCCGGAAGTGGAAGCCATAGAACGGCAAATTTTCCACTTACGCCTAGAAAAAAAAGAGCTAGAACTGGAAAAAGAACGTCTAGAACATTCTGTATCTACCCAGCAACCCTACTTTAAAGACCCTTTACAAACCCTGAAAATGCCTTGGTGGTCAGAAACTGAAATTCCCAATACTTTCAGTGGCACGAACTCCAACGAAGCAGAGTTTTTAAAAGGTTTCCATACTTACGTCCAAAAAAGTGGGTTTTATTTTCCCGCCCGCACGATCGCCGCTTTCCACACATCTTTAAAAGTGCAAGGCATTTCCGCCTTAGTCATCTTATCCGGTATCAGCGGCACAGGCAAAAGCGAATTGCCCCAACTATACGCCAAATACATGGGTGCCCAATTCCTGATGTTAGCGGTCCAGCCCCGCTGGGATTCTCCCCAGGATTTACTCGGTTTTTACAACTACATGGAGAATCAGTTTAAGGCCACCCCTTTAACTCGCTCTATTTATCAATATAATCATTCCCCCAAATGGCAGGATAGAATTGCCCTGGTTTTATTGGATGAAATGAATTTAGCCCGGGTGGAATACTATTTTAGCGAATTTTTGTCTAAGCTGGAAAGCCGCCGCCACCATGATGCCTATCTCGATATTGATTTAGGCAATTTGACCTTACCGGAAGGAGAACGCAGGCTAAAAATCCCCCCCCAGTTTTTATTCGTGGGAACGATGAATGAGGACGAAACTACCCAAACTTTATCGGATAAGGTGCTAGACCGAGCGAATGTAATTACCATGTCTCGTCCCCTGAAGCTGTATTTAGGGAATCAAGGCAATGCACCGGAGCTTGGTGGTGGTGGTTTGAGTTACCACCAGTTTAAAAGTTGGTGCAAGCTACCCAACCCTAGCAACCCCCTCGTGCGAGAATTGGAGCGACTGCTCACCCAAACTAATCAAATTATGGAAGATATGGGGCATCCGTTCGCCCATCGGGTGTATCAGTCGGTGGTGAATTATATTGTTAATTATCCGGGAGTGGGAGATAATCTTACGGCTGCGGCTTTGGCAGCTCTGGCAGACAGTTTCGCCCAGAAAATCCTGCCTAAACTCCGGGGGGTAATTATCGAAGATGAGCGGACTATGGATAATTTAGACCGGTTGGGGTCAATTGTATCTGGTTTGGGTGATTCGGCTTTGACTGCGGCTTTTGCTAAGGCAAGGCAGGGATATCAGTTCCAATGGCTCGGCATCAGTTATGATGTTTAG
- a CDS encoding VOC family protein yields the protein MQIAKSLHAAVLVSDLERAEQFYAEVLGLEKVNRPLKYPGAWYQIGDFQIHLIVAPRVGDTLVNEEKWGQNRHVALGIVDAIAAKQELEAAGFPVQMSASGRSALFVRDPDGNVIELTQI from the coding sequence ATGCAAATTGCCAAATCCCTCCACGCCGCCGTCTTGGTTTCCGACTTGGAACGCGCCGAGCAGTTTTACGCTGAGGTCCTGGGACTGGAAAAGGTGAATCGTCCCCTGAAATATCCCGGAGCGTGGTATCAGATTGGAGATTTTCAGATTCACCTGATTGTCGCCCCACGGGTAGGGGATACCCTAGTCAATGAGGAGAAGTGGGGGCAAAACCGGCATGTGGCGTTGGGGATAGTGGATGCGATCGCCGCCAAACAGGAACTGGAAGCCGCAGGGTTTCCCGTGCAGATGAGTGCTTCCGGACGATCGGCTCTGTTTGTGCGCGACCCAGATGGCAATGTGATTGAGTTGACTCAGATTTAA
- a CDS encoding ATP-binding protein, translating into MPIYIRRRLFGALSLHVTTHRRRFSQEEIHIFEQIADLAAIALHNTQNYSDLEILVKERTHQLEQEKILSEAANLAKTEFLSNMSHEFRTPLTGILGFSNVLLQQIFGPLTAKQKQYIASIAECGQHLLDLINDLLDISKVEAGKEDLNIQTIIVEDLCLACLSLVRERIQNHGLELKLEIPPDITTCSGDQRRLKQILFNLLSNAIKFTPSGSITLRIELGEGKIGFAVIDTGIGISPENQTQLFQPFQQLNTGLASKYEGTGLGLALSRKLAQLHNGDITLVSELGKGSTFTLWIPDRL; encoded by the coding sequence GTGCCCATCTATATTCGCCGTCGCCTCTTTGGGGCTCTGTCTTTGCACGTCACCACCCACCGCCGCCGCTTTAGCCAAGAGGAAATCCATATCTTCGAGCAAATCGCTGACTTAGCCGCGATCGCTCTCCACAACACCCAAAACTACTCCGACCTGGAAATCCTAGTTAAAGAGCGCACTCATCAGCTAGAACAAGAAAAAATCCTCTCCGAAGCCGCCAACCTGGCTAAAACCGAATTTCTCTCCAATATGAGCCACGAATTCCGCACCCCCCTCACCGGTATTCTGGGATTTTCTAACGTTCTGCTCCAGCAAATCTTCGGTCCTTTAACCGCCAAGCAAAAACAATACATCGCCAGCATCGCCGAATGTGGCCAACATCTCCTCGACCTGATCAACGACCTCCTCGACATCTCCAAAGTCGAAGCCGGTAAAGAAGACCTAAATATCCAGACTATTATTGTTGAAGACCTTTGCCTTGCCTGTCTCTCCCTCGTCCGGGAGCGGATCCAGAATCACGGCTTAGAATTAAAACTGGAAATCCCCCCAGATATCACCACCTGTTCGGGAGACCAACGCCGTCTCAAGCAAATCCTCTTCAACCTCCTATCCAACGCCATCAAATTCACCCCCTCTGGCTCCATCACCCTTCGCATAGAGCTTGGCGAAGGTAAAATCGGCTTTGCTGTCATCGACACTGGTATCGGTATATCCCCAGAGAATCAGACCCAGCTTTTCCAACCTTTCCAACAGCTCAACACCGGTCTCGCCAGTAAATACGAGGGAACTGGTCTCGGTTTGGCTCTCTCCCGCAAACTCGCTCAACTCCACAACGGCGATATCACCCTAGTTTCTGAACTCGGCAAAGGTAGCACTTTCACCCTTTGGATACCCGATCGCCTTTAG
- a CDS encoding recombinase family protein, with protein sequence MNTIAYLYQDPLLPPPPEPEWPEMPLKIYRDLGGRTAWAQMLADCQTTPVALLLIRGLEELGSTLAEVTDRLRELEQLHIPIAIAQPEGIEPPFQLIPARDNAPQLLQLLAQVQQHLQSNRIRSGHARNRIKALPPPGKAPYGYCRGQDSYTLDRKAAPVVKDFFRAFLLYGSLRGAVRHLKQKYAKTISVTTGRRWLTNPTYRGDLAYHNGEIIPNTHIPIISREEAAQVDRLLRRNRRLPPRTASAPRSLAGLVSCSQCQSPMTVSRVTTHRSSSQQGGKEYLYLRPTDCPQKPKCKALPYQEVLQHCIETLCQELPRTIAQLEIAQLEAETEPVCSWALAQKNDEETVQLLDEGTGAGFVVGLPLREALRLQPKKTTGGRGEENFAAANQQVSEANRQVSEANRQVSEAIAAKEQILAQLPDLCAKGILDPETAELRAYKLRTEIAQIQNQRAQLPPVNLRETFRAIALPQFWLDLSEAERRFYFREFIKEIQIVRATSQEDWASAQLQAKDWQVRIIFIF encoded by the coding sequence ATGAACACGATCGCTTACCTCTACCAGGACCCACTATTACCACCCCCGCCAGAGCCGGAATGGCCAGAAATGCCATTAAAGATATACCGGGATTTGGGAGGGCGCACCGCATGGGCGCAAATGTTGGCAGACTGCCAAACTACCCCAGTGGCACTATTGTTAATTCGGGGACTAGAAGAATTAGGCTCTACCCTCGCCGAAGTCACCGATCGGCTCCGTGAGCTAGAACAGCTCCATATCCCGATCGCCATTGCCCAACCAGAAGGCATTGAGCCCCCGTTTCAGCTCATACCCGCCAGAGATAACGCGCCGCAACTGCTGCAGCTCCTCGCCCAAGTACAGCAGCACTTGCAGAGCAACCGCATCCGCAGCGGACACGCTCGCAACCGCATCAAAGCCTTACCACCGCCGGGAAAAGCTCCCTATGGCTATTGCCGGGGCCAGGACAGCTACACGCTCGATCGCAAAGCCGCCCCCGTAGTCAAAGACTTTTTCCGGGCCTTCCTGCTCTACGGTTCCCTCCGAGGCGCTGTTCGCCACCTGAAGCAAAAATACGCCAAAACCATCTCTGTCACCACGGGTCGCCGCTGGCTTACTAACCCCACCTATCGGGGAGACCTCGCCTACCACAACGGCGAAATTATCCCCAACACCCACATCCCCATCATTTCTAGAGAAGAAGCCGCCCAGGTCGATCGATTGCTCCGCCGCAACCGGCGACTACCCCCCCGTACCGCTTCCGCTCCTCGCTCCCTCGCCGGTTTAGTTAGCTGCAGTCAATGTCAATCTCCCATGACTGTAAGCCGCGTCACCACTCACCGCAGTTCTTCTCAACAAGGAGGAAAGGAATACCTCTACCTGCGCCCCACCGACTGTCCCCAAAAGCCCAAATGCAAAGCACTTCCCTACCAAGAAGTTTTGCAGCATTGCATTGAGACTCTTTGTCAGGAGTTGCCCCGCACGATCGCCCAGTTAGAAATCGCCCAGTTAGAAGCAGAGACGGAGCCGGTTTGTAGTTGGGCTTTAGCCCAAAAAAACGACGAGGAAACGGTTCAACTTCTGGACGAGGGGACGGGGGCTGGGTTTGTAGTTGGGCTACCCTTACGGGAAGCCTTGCGGCTACAGCCCAAAAAAACGACGGGAGGACGGGGGGAGGAGAATTTTGCCGCCGCGAACCAACAGGTCAGCGAAGCGAACCGACAGGTCAGCGAAGCGAACCGACAGGTCAGCGAAGCTATCGCCGCCAAAGAACAAATCCTCGCCCAACTCCCCGACCTCTGCGCCAAAGGCATCCTCGACCCCGAAACCGCCGAATTACGTGCCTACAAGCTGCGCACCGAAATCGCCCAGATCCAAAACCAGCGCGCCCAACTCCCCCCCGTCAACCTGCGCGAAACCTTCCGCGCCATTGCCCTCCCTCAATTCTGGCTCGACCTTTCCGAAGCCGAACGCCGCTTCTACTTTCGCGAATTCATTAAAGAAATCCAAATAGTGAGAGCCACAAGCCAAGAAGATTGGGCTTCAGCCCAACTACAAGCCAAAGATTGGCAAGTGCGGATTATCTTTATTTTTTAA
- a CDS encoding sensor histidine kinase, whose amino-acid sequence MNTKSDSSQGDLAQKVEMLARELGEKDMALQEARQELERMRQHLLHVEKMSMLGEMVSGIAHEINNPINFIYGNLPYVEEHVEDLFSVLEAYDATYPDKKGEVEEVLEDVDLDYIQEDLPRVVNSIKVGAERIRDLVISLRNFYRRDEKDMKPADLLAGIDSTLVLLNNRYKQNIEVVKQVEKIPQVECHINQINQVFMNVIGNAIDALLDKHWSEQDGETEEVQQAPRRKRRIEIAVKPSGKHGVLISVADNGPGMPPEIKERVFEPFFTTKPIGVGTGLGLSISRQIVVETHGGRMECQSQPGDGTTFTVELPVSQEVKGEFTAER is encoded by the coding sequence ATGAATACAAAATCTGATTCCAGTCAGGGCGACTTGGCGCAAAAGGTGGAAATGCTGGCTCGCGAGTTAGGCGAGAAGGATATGGCGCTACAGGAAGCGCGACAAGAGCTAGAGCGGATGCGTCAGCATCTGCTCCATGTGGAAAAAATGTCGATGCTGGGGGAGATGGTTTCGGGGATTGCCCATGAAATTAATAATCCGATTAATTTCATCTACGGCAATTTGCCCTATGTGGAAGAGCATGTGGAGGATTTGTTTTCGGTTCTGGAAGCATACGATGCTACTTACCCGGATAAGAAGGGGGAGGTAGAAGAGGTTCTCGAGGATGTGGATCTGGATTATATCCAAGAGGATTTACCTCGGGTGGTGAATTCGATTAAGGTGGGGGCGGAGCGGATTCGCGATTTGGTGATTAGCTTGCGCAATTTCTACCGGCGGGATGAAAAGGATATGAAACCGGCGGATTTGCTGGCGGGGATTGATAGTACGCTGGTGCTGCTGAATAATCGGTATAAGCAAAATATTGAGGTGGTGAAGCAGGTAGAAAAAATTCCCCAGGTGGAATGCCATATTAACCAGATAAATCAGGTGTTTATGAATGTGATTGGGAATGCGATCGATGCGCTGCTGGATAAGCATTGGTCGGAACAGGATGGGGAAACGGAGGAGGTACAACAGGCACCAAGGCGGAAAAGACGGATTGAAATTGCGGTGAAGCCTTCTGGGAAACATGGGGTGCTGATTTCTGTGGCTGATAATGGACCGGGAATGCCTCCAGAAATCAAAGAAAGGGTGTTTGAACCGTTTTTTACGACGAAACCGATCGGGGTAGGGACGGGTTTAGGTTTGTCGATTTCTCGCCAAATTGTGGTGGAAACTCACGGGGGACGGATGGAATGCCAATCTCAGCCCGGTGATGGTACTACTTTCACGGTGGAGCTGCCCGTTTCTCAGGAGGTGAAAGGGGAGTTTACTGCCGAACGGTAG
- a CDS encoding glycosyltransferase family 39 protein: MYEEIFRLNASGDAKSPDRRWLEQLWVLGLLLAAILLYQMNLGDLPLRDWDEGIVAQVAREILRSDTHWLYPTLDGEPYFNKPPLVHALIALAYSIGGVNEWTARLPGAMLCALSVPLLYGIGRELFPLRGPAIFAALVYLTLLPVVRHGRLAMLDGAVQCFFLLMLWCLLRSRRDLRYGLGVGIGLGLLSLTKGLVILPLVSIAIIFALWDTPRLLASGYIWSGLLLGMAPAVAWYAAQWHHYGFAFISAHFLSQSWDRILSPVDQNSGPPWYYLLEILKYAWPWLLFWPYGLRLAWENRILGWGKLILVWTGVYLLVISVMSTKLPWYVLPVYPAVALACGAWLAQVWLGSDTYSVSPLNPALRRRLYPRFGVAVLALLAVAGWASSVYFGFFAHAGRALPVTLVAVALTMTVSGFLFYRQDRQFILILFWGMYVSLSLFVSSPSWVWELGEDYPVMPVAAMIQRQVPPDEAVLTDYPNHRPSLNFYSDRRVIAGATPEQIQRYWEENPQPYLLLQEKAISELNLKHSKQVAAAGGWILVTR, translated from the coding sequence ATGTACGAGGAGATTTTTCGCTTGAACGCATCGGGGGATGCTAAGTCACCCGATCGGCGGTGGCTCGAGCAGTTGTGGGTATTGGGCCTACTGCTGGCGGCGATTTTGCTCTATCAGATGAATTTAGGCGACTTGCCCCTACGAGATTGGGATGAAGGAATTGTCGCCCAGGTGGCGCGGGAAATTTTGCGCTCTGATACCCATTGGCTGTATCCCACCTTGGATGGCGAGCCTTATTTCAACAAGCCGCCTTTAGTTCATGCTTTAATCGCTTTGGCTTATAGTATCGGCGGCGTCAATGAATGGACAGCCAGACTGCCAGGAGCGATGCTCTGTGCCTTGAGCGTGCCATTATTGTACGGAATCGGACGGGAACTGTTTCCCCTACGCGGACCGGCAATTTTTGCCGCACTGGTTTATCTGACCCTGCTCCCAGTAGTGCGCCACGGACGCCTAGCCATGCTCGATGGGGCGGTGCAGTGTTTTTTCCTGCTGATGCTGTGGTGTCTGCTCCGATCGCGCCGGGATTTGCGTTATGGCTTAGGCGTCGGTATTGGCTTAGGACTGCTGAGCCTTACCAAAGGATTAGTAATACTACCTTTAGTGAGCATCGCCATTATATTTGCCCTGTGGGATACCCCACGCTTGCTCGCTTCCGGCTATATCTGGAGCGGTTTACTCCTAGGGATGGCTCCGGCTGTGGCTTGGTACGCCGCCCAATGGCACCACTACGGCTTTGCATTCATCAGCGCCCATTTTCTCAGCCAATCTTGGGACAGGATTTTATCCCCCGTGGACCAGAACTCTGGTCCGCCCTGGTATTATCTCTTAGAAATCCTGAAATACGCTTGGCCTTGGCTGTTATTTTGGCCTTATGGCTTGCGCCTAGCTTGGGAAAATCGGATTTTGGGTTGGGGAAAGTTAATCCTTGTCTGGACAGGGGTTTATTTACTGGTAATTTCCGTGATGAGTACCAAACTCCCCTGGTATGTATTGCCAGTTTACCCAGCCGTAGCTCTCGCCTGTGGTGCTTGGCTGGCACAAGTGTGGTTAGGCTCGGACACCTACAGTGTTTCACCCCTCAATCCGGCTCTGCGGCGGCGTCTCTATCCTCGATTTGGGGTGGCGGTGTTGGCATTGTTAGCGGTAGCCGGTTGGGCAAGCAGCGTTTATTTCGGCTTCTTTGCCCATGCGGGAAGAGCTTTGCCGGTGACATTGGTGGCGGTGGCTCTGACCATGACCGTAAGTGGGTTTTTATTTTACAGACAAGACCGGCAATTTATCTTAATTTTGTTTTGGGGGATGTATGTTTCCTTATCTCTGTTTGTTTCTTCTCCATCCTGGGTGTGGGAGTTGGGGGAAGATTATCCGGTGATGCCAGTAGCAGCTATGATTCAGCGACAGGTGCCCCCGGACGAGGCGGTTTTGACTGATTACCCCAATCATCGGCCTTCTCTGAATTTTTACAGCGATCGGCGGGTTATTGCCGGTGCTACTCCAGAACAAATCCAGCGCTATTGGGAAGAAAATCCCCAGCCCTACTTGCTTCTGCAAGAAAAAGCCATCTCGGAGCTAAACTTAAAGCACTCCAAGCAGGTGGCTGCAGCCGGTGGCTGGATTTTAGTGACACGCTAG
- the surE gene encoding 5'/3'-nucleotidase SurE gives MKLLISNDDGVFALGVRVLADTLARAGHEVTVVCPDQERSATGHGLTMHQPIRAQIVESIFAPAVKAWACSGTPADCVKLALWALLDTRPDWVLAGINQGQNLGTDVLYSGTVSAAMEGLFEGIPSIAFSLASYTYTDFQPAADFARHLLEQLGESPLPLKTLLNVNFPAVPPEEIAGVTLSRQGVRRYVDIFEKRTDPRGKTYYWLAGELLEDVPQAPDPLVGERFPTDVQAIRDNYITITPLQYNLTDANALLSLDGRQWRVG, from the coding sequence ATGAAACTTTTAATTAGCAACGATGATGGTGTTTTTGCTTTAGGGGTGAGGGTTCTGGCGGATACCCTGGCCAGAGCGGGTCACGAGGTGACGGTAGTGTGTCCGGACCAGGAGCGATCGGCCACAGGTCACGGTCTCACGATGCACCAACCGATTCGCGCCCAAATCGTAGAATCAATATTCGCCCCCGCAGTCAAAGCCTGGGCCTGTTCCGGCACCCCTGCTGACTGCGTTAAGCTGGCCTTGTGGGCGTTACTGGATACCCGCCCCGATTGGGTGTTAGCGGGGATTAACCAGGGGCAAAACTTAGGCACCGATGTCCTCTATTCCGGCACCGTGTCGGCGGCGATGGAAGGGCTGTTTGAAGGAATTCCCAGTATCGCTTTTAGTCTGGCTAGCTACACTTATACCGACTTTCAACCAGCGGCGGATTTCGCCCGTCATCTCCTAGAGCAGTTGGGGGAGTCGCCCCTACCCCTGAAAACTTTGTTAAATGTCAATTTCCCGGCAGTGCCTCCAGAGGAAATTGCTGGGGTGACTCTCTCCAGACAGGGGGTACGTCGCTATGTGGATATATTCGAGAAGCGAACCGACCCCAGGGGGAAAACCTATTACTGGCTAGCGGGGGAGCTACTCGAAGACGTGCCCCAGGCTCCCGACCCTCTGGTGGGAGAGAGGTTCCCCACGGATGTGCAGGCAATTCGTGACAATTACATCACCATTACGCCGTTGCAATACAACCTCACTGATGCTAATGCGCTCCTGAGTTTGGATGGACGGCAATGGCGTGTGGGGTGA
- the pheS gene encoding phenylalanine--tRNA ligase subunit alpha: MTSVQLTDLEKQLQELDSESAVAIAAATTLEQLEQLRVAYLGKKGQLGLILRGMGQLPGEERPRIGALANTVKEALQNKLEQRQSALQAAQIESVLAAETIDVSMPGVQRPQGRIHPLNGVIDRVFDICVGLGYTVATGPEMETDYYNFEALNTPPDHPARDMQDTFYLPDGNLLRTHTSSVQIRYMESHTPPLRIVAPGRVYRRDTVDATHSAVFHQIELLAIDKGLTFTDLKGTIKEFLRQMFGEVAIRFRPSYFPFTEPSAEVDVQWQGRWLEVLGCGMVDPNVLKIVGYDPEAYTGFAAGFGVERFAMVLHEIDDIRRLYASDLRFLRQF; the protein is encoded by the coding sequence ATGACATCTGTTCAACTCACCGACTTAGAGAAGCAATTACAGGAACTGGACTCGGAATCTGCTGTGGCGATCGCCGCCGCCACCACCTTGGAGCAGCTAGAACAGCTTAGAGTTGCCTACCTGGGCAAAAAAGGTCAGCTAGGACTGATCCTCCGGGGGATGGGACAATTGCCAGGGGAAGAACGCCCCCGCATTGGTGCCCTCGCCAACACAGTGAAAGAAGCGCTGCAAAACAAGCTCGAGCAGCGCCAAAGTGCCCTACAGGCGGCTCAGATTGAATCTGTGCTGGCGGCGGAAACCATCGATGTATCGATGCCGGGGGTGCAACGTCCCCAGGGTCGGATTCACCCCCTCAACGGCGTCATCGATCGCGTCTTCGATATCTGCGTCGGTTTGGGCTACACCGTCGCCACCGGGCCGGAAATGGAGACGGATTACTACAACTTTGAAGCCCTCAACACCCCTCCCGACCACCCAGCTCGGGATATGCAGGACACCTTTTACCTCCCAGACGGCAACCTCCTGCGGACCCACACCTCCTCGGTGCAAATTCGCTATATGGAATCCCACACACCGCCCCTGCGCATTGTCGCCCCCGGGCGAGTTTACCGGCGGGACACCGTGGATGCTACCCACTCGGCGGTATTCCATCAAATAGAACTATTAGCCATAGATAAAGGTCTCACTTTTACCGACCTCAAAGGCACCATCAAAGAATTTCTGCGCCAAATGTTCGGCGAAGTGGCCATCCGCTTCCGTCCCAGTTACTTCCCCTTCACCGAACCGTCTGCTGAGGTTGACGTACAGTGGCAAGGACGCTGGCTGGAAGTTTTGGGCTGCGGCATGGTGGACCCGAATGTCCTCAAAATCGTCGGTTATGACCCAGAAGCATATACCGGCTTCGCGGCGGGTTTCGGTGTGGAGCGGTTCGCGATGGTACTCCATGAAATCGACGATATCCGCCGCCTCTATGCCAGCGATTTACGGTTTTTGCGTCAGTTTTAA